In one Curtobacterium citreum genomic region, the following are encoded:
- the modA gene encoding molybdate ABC transporter substrate-binding protein, whose product MKPLLRSAVLLVVAGVALTGCTTQAATSGTGTGTPSASATPSGSITVFAAASLQKTFTALGEQFEADHPGTTVTFSFAGSSDLVSQVQNGAPADVFASADQANMAKLSSSDLAAGWPRDFATNVLEIAVAPGNPKGIRSLADLDHSGVQLVTCASPVPCGAATQEVERAAGVQLHPVSEEQSVTDVLGKVESGQADAGLVYVTDVRGAAGKVDGVPFDESAKAVNTYPIGVLQESSNPTTAAAFATYVRSDAGQQVLERAGFGRPKG is encoded by the coding sequence GTGAAGCCGCTCCTGCGTTCCGCTGTCCTGCTCGTCGTCGCGGGTGTCGCCCTGACCGGGTGCACCACGCAAGCCGCCACCAGCGGCACGGGCACCGGGACCCCGTCGGCCTCGGCGACGCCGTCCGGCAGCATCACCGTGTTCGCCGCCGCGTCCCTCCAGAAGACCTTCACCGCGCTCGGGGAGCAGTTCGAGGCGGACCACCCCGGCACCACGGTCACGTTCTCGTTCGCGGGGTCGAGCGACCTCGTCAGCCAGGTGCAGAACGGGGCCCCGGCCGACGTGTTCGCCTCCGCCGACCAGGCCAACATGGCGAAGCTCTCGTCGTCGGACCTCGCCGCCGGCTGGCCGCGCGACTTCGCCACGAACGTCCTCGAGATCGCGGTCGCCCCGGGGAACCCGAAGGGCATCCGGAGCCTGGCCGACCTCGACCACTCGGGCGTGCAGCTCGTCACGTGCGCGTCACCCGTGCCGTGCGGTGCCGCGACGCAGGAGGTCGAGCGGGCCGCCGGCGTGCAGCTGCACCCGGTCAGCGAGGAGCAGTCCGTCACCGACGTGCTCGGCAAGGTGGAGTCCGGCCAGGCCGACGCGGGGCTCGTCTACGTCACCGACGTCCGCGGTGCGGCGGGCAAGGTCGACGGCGTCCCGTTCGACGAGTCGGCGAAGGCCGTCAACACGTACCCGATCGGCGTCCTGCAGGAGTCCTCGAACCCGACCACCGCCGCCGCGTTCGCCACGTACGTCCGCTCCGACGCCGGGCAGCAGGTGCTCGAGCGCGCCGGGTTCGGCCGTCCGAAGGGATGA
- a CDS encoding ABC transporter ATP-binding protein, with protein MTAPDAGLRVHVVDRDRDVDVTIAVGPGECVALVGPNGAGKSTVVETVAGLLRAPDSTVALDGRDLARLPAHRRHVGLVAQRADLFPHLSVVDNVAFGPRAAGTGGREARHRAVAALTTVGVAGLVDRAPGALSGGQAQRVAIARVLATDPAVLLLDEPTSALDVDARAAVREALATARAGRPTVLVTHDPLEAVALADRVVVLQDGRVVEQGPVDAVLRHPRTPFAASFSGLALVRGTATAGGIALDGGGALASTTGTVPPGRPVVAALHPTAVRVTRDGPGPARTVTSLEPRDGLVRVRTADLVADVTVATAAGLGLAPGVTVRLSVAPDEVAVYEPGA; from the coding sequence GTGACGGCCCCCGACGCCGGTCTGCGCGTCCACGTCGTCGACCGTGACCGCGACGTCGACGTCACGATCGCGGTCGGTCCGGGGGAGTGCGTCGCGCTGGTCGGTCCGAACGGCGCCGGCAAGTCCACCGTCGTCGAGACCGTCGCGGGGCTCCTCCGCGCTCCCGACAGCACGGTCGCGCTGGACGGCCGCGACCTGGCACGGCTCCCGGCGCACCGCCGACACGTCGGGTTGGTCGCCCAGCGCGCCGATCTGTTCCCGCACCTGTCCGTCGTCGACAACGTCGCTTTCGGTCCGCGCGCGGCCGGGACGGGCGGCCGGGAGGCACGTCACCGGGCCGTCGCGGCCCTCACCACGGTCGGCGTGGCCGGGCTGGTCGACCGGGCGCCGGGGGCCCTGTCCGGCGGGCAGGCGCAGCGCGTCGCGATCGCCCGGGTGCTCGCCACCGACCCCGCGGTCCTGCTCCTCGACGAGCCCACCTCGGCGCTCGACGTCGACGCCCGCGCCGCCGTCCGCGAGGCCCTCGCCACCGCGCGCGCCGGTCGGCCGACGGTGCTCGTCACGCACGACCCGCTCGAGGCCGTCGCGCTCGCCGACCGGGTCGTGGTGCTGCAGGACGGACGCGTCGTCGAGCAGGGACCCGTCGACGCGGTGCTCCGGCACCCCCGGACGCCGTTCGCGGCGTCCTTCTCCGGACTCGCGCTCGTCCGCGGGACCGCCACCGCGGGTGGGATCGCACTCGACGGCGGCGGTGCGCTGGCGTCGACGACCGGCACCGTGCCTCCAGGCCGACCCGTCGTCGCCGCCCTGCACCCGACGGCCGTCCGCGTGACGCGGGACGGGCCGGGGCCCGCGCGCACGGTGACCTCGCTGGAGCCGCGCGACGGACTCGTGCGCGTGCGCACGGCCGACCTGGTGGCGGACGTGACGGTCGCGACGGCCGCGGGGCTCGGACTGGCGCCGGGCGTCACAGTCCGGCTGTCGGTCGCGCCGGACGAGGTCGCGGTCTACGAGCCGGGCGCCTAG
- a CDS encoding MoaD/ThiS family protein, whose product MTTLRFFAAARAAVGQDETTTSAATLDDALRAVAASDTDRWAALQERCSYLVDGVTTRDRSTPLAGVDTVDVMPPFAGG is encoded by the coding sequence GTGACGACCCTCCGCTTCTTCGCCGCGGCCCGCGCCGCGGTCGGCCAGGACGAGACCACCACGTCGGCCGCGACCCTCGACGACGCCCTGCGCGCCGTCGCCGCCTCCGACACCGATCGCTGGGCGGCGCTGCAGGAGCGCTGCTCCTACCTGGTCGACGGGGTCACCACACGCGACCGCTCGACACCGCTCGCTGGCGTCGACACGGTCGACGTGATGCCACCCTTCGCCGGCGGCTAG
- a CDS encoding glycosyltransferase family 87 protein, which yields MNERLRAVPLPTRPGVLPTVVAVVGVLALAGVIAFGITHLGFLRAGHRAPFVAWTLIAWAVFAGAVLALRWVPRAWVTRIVLGGAVVVGVAALVGPPNTSTDSARYAWDGIVQHAGVSPYAHTPQSGALAALRPEWLFPDKIDGTCKPLEPRMRGLGDGADGHCVAINRPDVVTIYPPMAQLWFAAVRAFVPVTAQYMPFQVAGLLVSLGVTVGLVVTLRRLGRPTWWAALWAWSPLVASEAVTNSHVDVLGAALATAGVVLVAFGRPVWGGIALGAATATKLIPAIVYPPLLGRWRHWWAIPVGVAVFGLLYVPYVLSTGVKVLGYLPGYLSEEGYEDGSRFALVSLLVPGDGATVVVGLVVLLAAVVAWRLADPARPWSGEVLMIGVTFLAVTPRYPWYALLLIPFVVLSGRWEWLSLGLAIALRGVWPSADAFRWWLGAAVLVIVVVTVVRTDRDEWRRWGRRLDPRRWRQTDSGTDGGPEGRRRPVASAR from the coding sequence ATGAACGAACGACTGCGCGCCGTCCCGCTGCCCACCAGGCCCGGCGTCCTGCCGACCGTGGTCGCCGTCGTGGGCGTGCTCGCGCTCGCGGGCGTCATCGCCTTCGGCATCACGCATCTGGGGTTCCTCCGTGCCGGTCATCGTGCACCATTCGTTGCGTGGACGCTCATCGCTTGGGCGGTCTTCGCCGGAGCCGTCCTCGCGCTCCGCTGGGTACCCCGTGCCTGGGTGACCCGGATCGTCCTCGGTGGGGCGGTCGTGGTCGGGGTCGCGGCGCTCGTCGGCCCGCCGAACACCAGCACCGACTCTGCCAGGTACGCCTGGGACGGCATCGTGCAGCACGCGGGTGTCTCACCGTACGCGCACACGCCGCAGTCCGGGGCGTTGGCCGCCCTGCGCCCCGAGTGGCTCTTCCCGGACAAGATCGACGGCACGTGCAAGCCCCTCGAACCGCGGATGCGCGGGCTCGGGGACGGCGCGGACGGGCACTGCGTGGCGATCAACCGACCGGACGTCGTGACGATCTACCCGCCGATGGCGCAGCTGTGGTTCGCGGCGGTCCGCGCGTTCGTTCCCGTCACCGCGCAGTACATGCCGTTCCAGGTCGCCGGGCTGCTCGTCTCCCTGGGCGTCACGGTCGGGCTCGTCGTGACCCTGCGCCGCCTCGGACGGCCGACCTGGTGGGCCGCGCTCTGGGCGTGGTCGCCGCTCGTCGCGTCCGAGGCCGTCACGAACTCGCACGTCGACGTGCTCGGCGCCGCGCTCGCGACGGCCGGTGTGGTGCTCGTCGCCTTCGGCCGGCCGGTATGGGGCGGCATCGCACTCGGTGCGGCGACCGCGACGAAGCTCATCCCGGCGATCGTGTACCCGCCGCTCCTCGGCCGGTGGCGACACTGGTGGGCGATCCCCGTCGGCGTCGCGGTCTTCGGACTGCTCTACGTGCCGTACGTCCTGAGCACCGGCGTGAAGGTCCTCGGCTACCTGCCCGGCTACCTCTCCGAGGAGGGCTACGAGGACGGCTCCCGCTTCGCCCTGGTCTCCCTGCTCGTCCCCGGTGACGGAGCGACGGTCGTCGTCGGGCTCGTGGTGTTGCTCGCGGCCGTCGTGGCCTGGCGCCTCGCGGACCCCGCCCGGCCGTGGTCCGGCGAGGTGCTGATGATCGGCGTGACGTTCCTCGCGGTGACCCCGCGGTACCCCTGGTACGCACTGCTCCTCATCCCGTTCGTGGTGCTGTCCGGCCGGTGGGAGTGGCTGTCCCTCGGGCTCGCGATCGCCCTCCGCGGTGTGTGGCCCTCGGCCGACGCCTTCCGCTGGTGGCTCGGCGCCGCGGTGCTCGTGATCGTGGTGGTCACGGTCGTCCGGACCGACCGTGACGAGTGGCGGCGGTGGGGTCGACGGCTCGACCCGCGGCGGTGGCGGCAGACGGACAGCGGAACGGACGGCGGACCGGAGGGTCGGCGGCGCCCGGTAGCATCGGCCCGGTGA
- a CDS encoding ABC transporter permease yields the protein MTRTPVPWWLPAPAVLGGLFVVVPVLAMVGRVDWSSFVALVTSPASTTALALSLGTAAATTGIAFVLGYPLAVLFSRSTARWVGVLRALVLLPLVLPPVVGGLALLAAFGRLGVLGAFLDAHGLRIAFTTTAVVMAQVFVSMPFLVSSVEGALRVGGDRYERVAATLGAGPTRTFLTVTTPRVLPGIVSGLVLCGARALGEFGATLTFAGSLQGVTRTLPLEVYLQREVDPDTAVALALVLVVVAVVVIGVTSLRTRTVVA from the coding sequence ATGACCCGCACCCCCGTCCCCTGGTGGCTCCCCGCCCCCGCGGTCCTGGGCGGCCTGTTCGTCGTCGTGCCCGTCCTCGCGATGGTCGGTCGCGTCGACTGGTCCTCCTTCGTCGCCCTCGTCACCTCGCCCGCGTCGACGACCGCGCTCGCCCTGAGCCTCGGCACCGCCGCTGCGACCACGGGCATCGCGTTCGTGCTCGGCTACCCCCTGGCCGTCCTGTTCTCCCGGTCGACCGCCCGGTGGGTGGGCGTCCTCCGTGCCCTCGTGCTGCTGCCGCTCGTCCTGCCGCCCGTGGTCGGCGGCCTCGCGCTCCTCGCGGCCTTCGGGCGGCTCGGCGTGCTCGGCGCGTTCCTCGACGCGCACGGCCTGCGGATCGCGTTCACCACGACGGCGGTCGTGATGGCGCAGGTGTTCGTCTCGATGCCGTTCCTGGTGTCGAGCGTCGAGGGTGCCCTGCGCGTCGGCGGCGACCGGTACGAACGCGTCGCGGCGACCCTGGGCGCCGGACCGACCCGAACGTTCCTGACCGTCACGACCCCGCGGGTCCTGCCCGGCATCGTCTCCGGTCTGGTGCTGTGCGGTGCGCGGGCGCTCGGGGAGTTCGGCGCCACCCTGACCTTCGCGGGCAGCCTGCAGGGCGTCACGCGGACGCTCCCGCTCGAGGTCTACCTGCAGCGCGAGGTCGACCCGGACACGGCGGTCGCCCTCGCCCTGGTGCTCGTGGTCGTCGCGGTCGTCGTCATCGGGGTCACGTCGCTCCGCACCCGGACGGTCGTCGCGTGA
- a CDS encoding molybdopterin-dependent oxidoreductase yields the protein MRRLLLDARSAAASPNRNARSAVVWGRLLGVAFLVCFGTGVYSHLLQDPLPGMRFPTRPVQFYQFTQGLHITAGIAIIPLLLAKLNAVMPALAQTPPVRGVLHLLERLSIAVLVSAAIVQVGTGLVNTYQWYPWPFPFRQVHNALAYVIIGSLVVHVGVKLRIIARYWRARDAYDADGRFVADPTVGSELLPDTGLEDRGVSGPYPRGLTGRLLRWVDGAPAAAAPDESRAARHDSDATSRDSSPSASLGSGDPDRGPAADGAEAGRASRPARTATDGGRERIARRGFVAGVTAATVGVVALTAGQSTRLLEPFNVFGARQRHLGPNDLPVNRTARAAGVLATATAADWTLTVVGPGMSRTFSRAELVALGTTTADLPIACVEGWSQTATWKGVRMRDLLETVQADPSSPLRITSLERSGGYRVTEMGPEYAADPTTLVALELNGATLDLDHGFPARVIAPGRPGVLQTKWIGKIEVIR from the coding sequence GTGCGACGGCTGCTGCTGGACGCACGGTCCGCGGCGGCGTCGCCGAACCGGAACGCCCGCTCGGCCGTCGTCTGGGGTCGGCTGCTCGGCGTCGCGTTCCTCGTGTGCTTCGGCACCGGGGTGTACAGCCACCTGCTGCAGGACCCGCTGCCCGGGATGCGCTTCCCGACCCGGCCCGTGCAGTTCTACCAGTTCACGCAGGGCCTGCACATCACCGCAGGCATCGCGATCATCCCGCTCCTGCTCGCCAAGCTGAACGCGGTGATGCCCGCGCTCGCGCAGACGCCGCCCGTCCGCGGCGTGTTGCACCTGCTCGAACGCCTGTCGATCGCGGTGCTCGTGTCGGCCGCGATCGTCCAGGTCGGGACCGGGCTCGTGAACACGTACCAGTGGTACCCGTGGCCGTTCCCGTTCCGGCAGGTGCACAACGCGCTCGCCTACGTGATCATCGGGTCGCTCGTCGTGCACGTCGGCGTGAAGCTGCGGATCATCGCGCGGTACTGGCGCGCACGCGACGCGTACGACGCGGACGGTCGCTTCGTCGCGGACCCGACGGTGGGCAGCGAGCTGCTCCCCGACACGGGTCTGGAGGATCGTGGCGTGTCCGGCCCCTACCCCCGCGGCCTCACCGGCCGCCTGCTGCGGTGGGTGGACGGCGCGCCGGCCGCAGCCGCGCCTGACGAGTCTCGCGCTGCGCGACACGACTCGGACGCGACGTCCCGCGACTCGTCGCCCAGCGCGAGTCTGGGTTCCGGTGATCCGGACCGTGGGCCCGCAGCCGACGGGGCGGAGGCGGGGCGTGCCTCCCGTCCGGCCCGGACGGCGACCGACGGCGGACGCGAGCGGATCGCCCGACGCGGGTTCGTGGCGGGCGTGACGGCGGCGACCGTCGGCGTCGTCGCGCTCACCGCCGGGCAGTCCACGCGACTGCTCGAACCCTTCAACGTGTTCGGGGCACGGCAGCGGCACCTCGGGCCGAACGACCTGCCGGTGAACCGCACCGCGCGCGCCGCGGGTGTGCTGGCCACCGCCACCGCCGCGGACTGGACGCTCACCGTCGTCGGACCGGGGATGAGCCGGACGTTCTCGCGTGCCGAGCTCGTCGCCCTCGGCACCACGACGGCCGATCTGCCGATCGCGTGCGTCGAGGGGTGGAGCCAGACGGCGACGTGGAAGGGCGTGCGGATGCGGGACCTGCTCGAGACCGTGCAGGCCGACCCGTCGTCGCCGCTGCGGATCACGAGCCTCGAGCGGAGCGGCGGTTACCGCGTGACCGAGATGGGGCCGGAGTACGCCGCCGACCCGACGACGCTCGTCGCGCTCGAGCTGAACGGCGCGACGCTCGACCTGGACCACGGGTTCCCCGCCCGGGTCATCGCGCCGGGACGACCCGGCGTCCTGCAGACGAAGTGGATCGGGAAGATCGAGGTGATCCGATGA
- the moaA gene encoding GTP 3',8-cyclase MoaA codes for MRSGSAELPPRPADEPALLDRFGRTAVDLRVSLTERCNLRCTYCMPAEGLPVIPSDALMTADEIDRLVGLSAARLGVRKVRFTGGEPLLRADLVDIVRRCAAHDVELSLTTNAIGLANRAQALADAGLRRVNVSLDTVDPDVFAEVTRRPFLDRVLEGIAAAADAGLGVKVNAVLLRGVNDHLAADLLAWCLERGHELRFIEQMPLDPGHAWDGATMVTATETRALLGERFVLTPDEAPRNGAPAERYRVSTHDGEPLGTVGVIASITESFCADCTRTRLTAEGHVRSCLFSDDEVDLLGPLRDGADDDALLDTWRRAMWAKPRDHGDDVDGIVHPSRGMSAIGG; via the coding sequence GTGCGCAGCGGCTCGGCCGAGCTGCCGCCCCGACCTGCCGACGAACCGGCGCTGCTCGACCGCTTCGGCCGCACCGCGGTCGACCTGCGCGTCTCGCTCACCGAACGCTGCAACCTCCGCTGCACGTACTGCATGCCGGCCGAGGGACTGCCCGTCATCCCGTCCGACGCCCTGATGACCGCGGACGAGATCGACCGGCTCGTGGGCCTCTCCGCCGCCCGCCTCGGCGTGCGCAAGGTCCGGTTCACGGGTGGCGAACCGCTCCTGCGCGCCGACCTCGTCGACATCGTCCGCCGGTGCGCCGCGCACGACGTCGAGCTCTCCCTGACCACCAACGCCATCGGCCTCGCGAACCGCGCGCAGGCGCTGGCGGACGCCGGACTCCGACGGGTCAACGTCTCGCTCGACACCGTCGACCCGGACGTGTTCGCCGAGGTCACCCGCCGCCCGTTCCTGGACCGCGTGCTCGAGGGCATCGCGGCCGCCGCCGACGCCGGCCTCGGGGTGAAGGTCAACGCGGTGCTCCTCCGCGGCGTGAACGACCACCTCGCGGCGGACCTGCTCGCCTGGTGCCTCGAGCGCGGCCACGAGCTCCGGTTCATCGAGCAGATGCCCCTCGACCCCGGGCACGCCTGGGACGGCGCGACGATGGTCACCGCCACGGAGACCCGGGCGCTCCTCGGCGAGCGCTTCGTGCTCACCCCGGACGAGGCCCCGCGGAACGGCGCCCCGGCCGAGCGCTACCGCGTGTCCACCCACGACGGCGAACCGCTCGGCACCGTCGGCGTCATCGCGAGCATCACCGAGTCCTTCTGCGCCGACTGCACCCGCACCCGTCTGACCGCCGAGGGCCACGTCCGCTCGTGCCTGTTCTCCGACGACGAGGTCGACCTGCTCGGCCCGCTGCGCGACGGCGCCGACGACGACGCCCTGCTCGACACGTGGCGGCGCGCGATGTGGGCGAAGCCCCGCGACCACGGCGACGACGTGGACGGCATCGTGCACCCGTCCCGCGGCATGAGCGCGATCGGCGGCTGA